In a genomic window of Amblyomma americanum isolate KBUSLIRL-KWMA chromosome 4, ASM5285725v1, whole genome shotgun sequence:
- the LOC144128922 gene encoding putative Ras-related protein Rab-33: protein MEEKKQANSPNRVSVEKQKRIFKIIVIGDTNVGKTCLTYRFCCGKFPAKTEATIGVDFRERTVDVDGEQIKLQLWDTAGQERFRKSMVQHYYRNVHAVVFVYDVTRMTSYQSLPLWVEECDEHQLTSDIPRILVGNKCDCKDKAAVSTNMAQKFADLHNMPLFETSAMDESESDHIEAIFMTLAHKLKNSKPMMTPSHWQAEERARSVMLRHASERSYSESTCAC from the exons ATGGAAGAGAAGAAGCAAGCCAATTCGCCGAACAGAGTGAGCGTTGAGAAGCAGAAGCGCATATTCAAGATCATCGTCATAGGAGACACGAATGTGGGCAAGACATGTCTGACCTACCGCTTTTGTTGCGGAAAGTTTCCTGCAAAAACGGAGGCTACTATTGGCGTCGACTTTCGTGAGAGGACAGTCGATGTGGACGGTGAACAGATTAAG CTCCAGCTGTGGGACACAGCCGGCCAGGAACGGTTCCGCAAAAGCATGGTGCAGCATTACTACCGCAATGTGCACGCTGTGGTGTTTGTCTACGACGTCACCAGGATGACTTCCTACCAAAGTTTGCCACTCTGGGTGGAGGAGTGCGATGAGCACCAGCTCACCTCGGACATTCCCCGCATCCTTGTTGGTAACAAGTGTGACTGCAAGGACAAG GCTGCAGTGAGCACCAACATGGCGCAAAAGTTTGCTGACTTGCACAACATGCCCCTCTTCGAGACGTCTGCAATGGATGAGAGCGAGTCGGACCACATAGAGGCTATCTTCATGACGTTGGCCCACAAGCTAAAAAACAGCAAGCCCATGATGACGCCATCACACTGGCAGGCTGAGGAGCGTGCGCGCTCCGTCATGTTGCGCCACGCCAGCGAGCGCTCATATTCAGAGTCGACATGCGCCTGCTGA